CGCGTGCCCGCCCGCACCACGCGCTGCACGGCCTGCGAGCGCCGCAAATTGGCTTCTTGCAGCGTCACGGCCTGCTGCGCCGCCAGGGCCAGCAGGTAGGCATCGGCCACCTGCGCCTGGTGCGTGAACAGCTCCTGGTCGTAGTCGGCCTGCGCCTGGCTCACCAGGGTTTGGGCCCGCCGCACATCGGCCCGGTAGCGGCCGAAGGTCACGGCCGGCCAGTCGATGTAAAGCATGCCCTGGCTGGTCCAAGCCGCCTGGCTGCTGGTGAAATCGCGCACGCCCGACTCCGTAATGCCTACGCCGCCCAGCAAAGCCCCGCGCACCTGGTTGGAGGTGCCGTTGAGGGCCTGCGCCTGCGCCGTGAGCTGGGGCAGGTAGTTGGCCCGCACCGTGCGCACGTCGGCGGCGGCGGCGGCCACGCCCGCTTGCCGGGCGCGCAGGGCGGGGTAGTTGGCCTGGGCCTCTTGCAGCGCCTGGGGCAGCGTCAGGGGCTGGGGCACCTGGGGTAGCTCGCGGGGCTGCTGCGCCAGGGCGGGCCGGCCCAGCAGCAGCCCGGCCAGCAGCAGGCCCTGGCCGGCCAGCCGGGGGTAGTGGGAAAGAGCAGCGGAAATCAGCTTCATGCCGCAAACCTCCCCTACCCCTATTATACTAGCATTAAAGCCAAATTAAAAGTTATTAAAACGGCGGCTCCGGGCCGGCCACCGGGGGCCCTAACGGGCTACCAGCGGCAGCCACACGTCGGCCACGGTGCCGCCGCCCGGCCGGGGCAGCAGCCGCAGGCGTCCCTGGTGCAGCCCAATGATGCGCTGGGCCAGCGTGAGCCCGATGCCGAAGCCAGGCACGTCGCCCACGGCGCGGCCCCGCGTCAGGGGCTGGAAGATGCGCTCCGCTTCGTCGGGGGCAATGCCGGGGCCCCGGTCTTCAATGAGCAGCCGCACGCCGTCGGGACCGTCCATTTCCAGGCACAAGGTCACGGGCTGGCCGCTGGAGTACTTGGCCGCGTTGTCCACGAGGTTGCCCAGGGCCGTGCGCAGCAGCTGCGCGTTGCCGAGCACCCGCGGGGCCTGGGCCTGGTCATCTACCTCCGCGCTGATGTCAAGGTCTACTGCCTGGCCGGGGCGCTGCTGCGCGCTGCCCACCACGTCGAGCAGCAAATCGACCAGCTCCAGGGGCTGGCCGTCGAGCTGGGCAGCCCCGTCGAGGCGGGCCAGGTGCAGCAGGCCGTTGGCCAGGGCCGTGAGCTGGTCGAGCCCCACCACGGCCTGGCCAATACCTTTTTTCAGGTCGGCCACGTCCGAGTCGTAGGCCAGCGACGTTTCCAGCCAGCCTTTGATGCGTGTGAGCGGGGTGCGCAGCTCGTGCGAGGCGTGCGCGATGAAGGCGCGCTGGCTTTCCACCAGCTCTTCCTGCCGGGTCAGCAAGTCGTTGAAGGCCGCCGCCAGCTTGCCCACCTCGTCGCGGGGGTTCTGCGGACGCAGCCGAAACGCCAGCGACTGGGCCGCTGCCTGGCGCAGCTGCTCCAGCAAAAAGTTGAGCGGGGCCAGGGCGCGGGTGGCGAAGAGCAGGCCCAGGGCCCCCACCAGCGCCACGGCCGCCAGGTTGCCGTACAGAAAGTAGTTGAACAGCGTCTGCTGCTGGGCGTAGCCCTGCTGGTCGTAGGCCGTGACCACGGCCACGTATTGCCCGTCGGCGTCGGGGCGGCGGTAGGCCAGCGCTACCCCTTGCTTGGGGTGCGCGTGGCCCGGCCGGGGGTAGGAAAAGGGTACTTTGCCGTGCTGCCGCGCCTGGGCCAGCAGGCCGGCCGGCGGCGCATAGTCGGCCCCCGCGCTGGCGTAGACGCGCTGCCCGGTCGGGGCGTACACCTGCTCAGCCTGCTCGGGCAACGATGCCAGCATCGTGCCCGCCAGCGAGTCGTTGAGCGCGAGCAGCTGCTGCGTCACGGCCGCCTTGCTGGTCAGTCGCTCGGTGAAGGAGTGCTGCCGGAAGCGGGCCGTGCTCACGTAGACGTAGCCCGAAAAGGCCAGCAGCAGCCCGCTGACCAGCGCCGCAAACCAGAGCAGGAGCTTGTGCTTTATCTGCATCGCGCCTAACCCTGCATTAAATAACCCGCGCCCACCACCGTGTGCAAGAGCTTCTGCCCAAAGCCCTTATCCACTTTTTTGCGCAAAAAATTCACGTACACGTCAATCACGTTAGTATTGGTGTCGAAATGCAGGTCCCAGACTTTCTCGGCAATGTCGATGCGGCTGACCGTGCGGCCCTTGTTGACCATCAGATATTCGAGCAGCGAGTACTCGCGGCTGGTCAGCTCGATGCGCAGGCCGGCGCGAGTCACGGTGCGGGCGTCGGTATCCAGCTCCAGGTCGGCCACGCGCAGCACCGCGTGCTGGCCCTTATACGCGTCCGAGCGCCGGGCCAGCGCCCGGATGCGCAGCAGCAGCTCCCGAAACTCAAACGGCTTGGTCAGGTAGTCGTCGGCCCCGGCCCCGAAGCCCGCTTCCTTATCGGCCAGCCCATCGAGGGCCGTGAGCAGCAGCACCGGCTGGCGCGGCGAGTGCTGCTTGATGTAGCGGCACAACTCGAAACCGTTCATCCCGGGCAGGTTCACGTCCAGCACCACCACGTCGAAGGGCTGCTGGTCGAATAACCGCTGGCCCACTACCCCATCGAAGGCCACTTTCAGGTCGTAGCCTTCGGCGGCTACCCCTTTCTGGATGAAAGAGGCCAGGCTGGCTTCGTCTTCGACAAGGAGAATGGTCATGGGCGCAAAGGTCGGCCGCCGGGCGGGTAAATCGCGTGAAGCGCGCCCCGCGCCCGCCCCGCTTCACCGGCTTGCCGTATGCCTGTTTATTTTGCTGGCCGATGTCTGCTCCCGTTTCCCCGCCCCGCTCGCGCTCAGCGACCGGCTCGCTTTGCAACGCACCCGCCTGGCTAACGAGCGCACCCTGCTCACCTACGTGCGCACCAGCCTGGCCCTGGTAGGCTTCGGGCTGGCCCTGATTCAGCTGCACCCGGTGCGCGGGGGCCGGCTCGGCTACGTGGCGCTGGCGGGCGTGGTACTCACGGTGGGCCTGCTGTGACCTCCTCCCACTAAACTGGGCCGCTGTAAAGTAGAGAAAATCAGGCATTGTCGTACCTTAAAACCCCAGACAATGTCATGAAAAAGACCACGTTTACCGAGGCCCAAATGGTGTTCGCCCTGCGTCCCGCCGACACGGGCGTGGCCGTCGCCGAGGTGTGCCGGAAGATGGGCATCAGCGAGGCCACCTACTACAACTGGAAGAAAAAGTACGGCGGGCTGGGCGTGCCCGAGTTGCGGCGGCTCAAGCAGTTGGAAGAGGAAAACCAGCACCTCAAACAGTTGGTAGCCGACCTGAGCTTGGATAAGCAGCTGCTACAGGATGTGATCAAACAACCTTCTGAAGCCCGTGCAGCGTCGCCACGCGGCTCAACACCTCATCGACGCCTACCGCATCTCGGCTCGCCGGGCCTGCCGCGTGCTCAGCTTGCAGCGTGCTAGCTTCGCTTACCAAACACGTGGTCGAGATGACACCGTCCTACGCCAGCGTTTGCGCGAACTGGCGCAAGTGCGCGTACGCTACGGTAGTCAGCGCCTTTACATTCTGCTGCGCCGGGAAGGCTGGCCGGACAATCACAAGCGCGTGCATCGCCTTTACTGCTTGGAAGGCTTGAACTTACGTAGCAAACGTCCCAGACGTAATCGGGCCGCTGCGCACCGCCTGGAGCGGCTCCCGCTGGGCCACCTGCACCAGAGTTGGAGCATGGATTTTGTAGCCGATAACCTCTTCGATGGCCGTAAAATCCGGGCCTTAACAATAGTCGATAATTATAGCCGCCAGTGCCTAGCCATTCACGTCGGCCAGTCGTTAAAAGGCGAAGATTTCGTGGCCGTGATGCAGCGCTTACACCAGCAGTTAGGCCTGGTCCCTAAGCGCATCCAGGTCGATAACGGCAGTGAGTTTATTAGTAAGGCGCTTGACCGCTGGGCTTACGACCAGCACGTCACGCTGGATTTCTCCCGCCCAGGCAAACCGACCGATAATCCGTACATTGAATCGTTTAACGGCAGCTTCCGCGACGAGTGCTTGAATGTGCACTGGTTTCTGTCACTGGCCGACGCCCAAGAAAAGCTTGAACACTGGCGGCAGGAGGATAACAGCTTCCGGCCGCACAGCTCCTTACAGAATTTAACGCCCGATGAGGTAGTGGCGGCCGCCATTACCGTCGAGCTTCAGAACGCCTGATGCTCCACTTTCAACCGGCTCAGTAAATGGGAGGAGGTCAGACCAGCAGCGCCAGCCCGTGGCGCCCCCGGCGCAGGCCCCCGCGTGGCACACCTGGGCGTGGGCTTTCAACTGAGCCTGACCACATGCTACGCACCCTATTCTATACCTTGCTTGGCGCCTTAATGGCCATCGCCTGGGCACCCTGGCCAGCACCGACGCGGGTGTAGCCTCCGCGCCCCCACCGCTGTGCACATTCGGCAGCCCCGAGTACCGTTGCCCAAGCGGTGAAGAACTACCCTTTTGACCGGCCCCGACGTGCATCGAGTGCCGCCACCTGCCTTTGCCACCAGCAATAAGCCCCGCCGTTCCGGTTACAGGTAGGCAAAAATGAAAGCCGGCCTTTACACGGGGACCGGCTTTTTATGGTTCAGGCTGCACCTGTCGGCACCAGTCTGGGGTGGGGAGGCGCGCCTACAAAAAGTGCTTTTCCAGAATGCCCAGGACTTTCTCCTGCGTAAGGGGCTTGTTCAGAAAGCCCGCGATGGGCAACTCCTGGGCCCGGGCCATGTCTGCGGGGTGCAGCGAGGTGGTGAGCATGACGATGACAATGGCTTGCTGCTGGGCCAGCGGCATCTGCACGTAGGTTTCCAGGAAGGCCAGCCCGTTGAGCACGGGCATGTTCATGTCGAGCAAAATGAGCACGGGGCACGAGATGGCCGGTTGGCCCGTGCAGGTCTGGTCCAGCGTGCGCAGGGCCTGCTCGCCGTTTTCGGCCACGAGCACCTGCTGGGCCACTCCCATACGCGTGAGCAAGAGCTTATTGAGGAAGTTGGTTGTGCTGTCGTCATCGACCAAGAGCACACTGGTTAGGGGCGGCATCGCAAACGGGTCAGGCGTTTAGGCTGGTTAGACCGGGAAAGTGACGGTGAAGGTAGCCCCCGCATCGGGCCGGCTGCTGACGGCAATCGTGCCGCCGCCGTTCTCGACGAGGCGCTTGCTGATGTAGAGGCCCACGCCGGTGCCCTCGACGTGGGTGTGCAGGCGCTGAAACAAGCCGAAGAGCTGGCGCTGCTGCAGCTCGCTCAGGCCCAAGCCGTTGTCCTGCACGGTGAGCACCACGGCGGAGCCCAGCGGCTCGGCCCGCACGCGCACCTGCGATGGCCGGTCGGCCGCCCGGTACTTGACTGCGTTGCTGAGCAGGTTGTAGACCACGCTGCGCAGGTTGGACGGCGGGAAGGACACCACCAGCTCCGGGGCCACCTCGACCGTAAGCCCGGTGCCCGCCGCCGCGATAAGGGGGCCCAGGTCTTCGCGCACCGCTTCTACCACCTGGGCCAGCACCACGGGCTCGGCGAGCCCGGCGTGCGCCAGCTGCAGCCGGGAAATATCGGTAAGCTGGGTGATGGTGACCTGAAAGCGGGCCACCGTCGTGTCGAGCAGGCCCAGCAGGTGAGCCACTAGCTCCTCCTGCTGCACGGCGGGGGGTAGGGTATCGCGCAGGGCCTGCACAATGCTTTCGATGTTGGTAATCGGCGCTTTCAGGTCGTGCGAGGCCGTGTACACAAACGTGTCCAGGTCCACGTTGGTGCGGGTGAGCTGGCGGTTGCTCTCCTGCAACTCTTTATTAGTAGCGGTCAGTTCCTGGTTAAGGGCGGCCAATTCCTCCGTGCGCTGCTGCACGCGGGTTTCCAGCGCCGCATTCAGTTGCTCCACCTGACGGCGGGCCAGTACCTGCGCAGTCACCTCGGTGGCTACCACCATCGCGCCGTCAATATGGCCGTCGGCGGCGTACATGGGCACGTACACAAAGTCCCAGTACACGGTCTCGCGGTGGCCGTTGCGGTCGTGCTGGGCTTCCATCGCGCGGGCCACGTGGGGCACGCCGGTGGCCATCACGCCGTCGAGCAGCTCCTCGTAGCCGAGGCCCGCCACTTCCGGCAGGGCTTCAAACAGTCCTTTCCCCAGCAGCTGCGCGCGGGTGCGGCCCCAGAGGCGGGCCACCGTGGGATTGGCCAACTCGATGGTGTAGGCCGGCCCCCGATACACGGCGATGGCCAGCGGGGCCTGCTCAAACACGCGCTCCAACTCGCCGCGCTGGCGCTCGGCCTCCGTCCGGGCGGCCTGCTCGGCGGCTTGGCTTTCCCGCAGGGCCACTTCTACAGCACTGCGGGGCTGCTCGCTGGTGTCGGTAAAGCTCACCACCAGGTGTTCGCCGCTGCGCCGGGCCGTCAGGTGGAAGTAGTTGTCCAGCCCGTCGTACTGGTAGTTAAACTTGCCGCGCCGGGTTTCGCCCGTTAGAACGGCCCCGCGGTAGAACGCAAAGATGCCCGTAGCCAGCGCGTGTGGGTAAAGAGTCAGGAAGGTTTCGGCGGGGCACTCGGGCAACGCCAGCATCCGCTGGGCGGCCGGGTTGAGGCGTTCATACGCCAAATCAATTACTTCGCCCGCGGCATCCCGCACGGGTCGGAAGAGAATGCCGCCGAGGGCCGAAAGGTCAAAAAATACCTCGAACAGGTCGTTGGCGGGCGCAGCTATAGGCATAGCATAGTATAAGAAAAAGCTTTGCGAAGCTACTCACAACGCCCAGCTTGAGGACCTAACCGGAGCCAGAAAGGCACCCCAGCCAAAGTTGCGCAACGATGGTTCTGACTGGTGCACCTGATAGGGAATCCTACGACTGCCTTGCGCATCGTTATGAAACTTGCCTTAGGCCTATTCAGCTAGTCCTACGCCGCCAGCAGCTCTTTCTCGCGGTAGCACATCGCCGAACGCCTCACCAGCGAAGCCAAACTGCTCTTGCAGCACCAGGATTGGAGCGTGAACGAAATTGCCGATAGTTTGGACTTTGAGGACCCCACGTACTTTCACGGCTTCTTCAAAAAGCACCCGCCCCCCTGGCTTTTCGCCACGCGGCCTAGCGGCGGGCCGAATCACTGCTTGTTCCAGCCCACAAAAAAGCCGGCCCCCATGCAGGGACCGGCTTTTTATTGCGGTAGCGACGACTGCTAGGCAGCCGCCTCACCCACCGTAAACGGGTGCACCAGCCGGGCCCCCGAGGGCGCAACGGCCGTCAGCGTCACGGCCTGCCCCGGCGAAAGGTTCGGCACCGATAGGCTGATGGTATCACCCAGGTCCAGCGTGTACGAGTACGCACCGGTCGAATCAAACGTGAGCAGATACTTCTTGTCCGTCGCATCCGGCGACGACACGTTCAACGAAATGTTGTCATACCCGCCCGAAAAAAAGTGGGTAAAACTGCCCAAGCCGAGCACGGCCGCGGCGACCGCCGGCGCGCCGGCCGTGAGCACGGCCCCGGCAGCTCGAAGCCCGTGGTGGCCGCGTCCACGGTGTACACGCCGTCGGGCACGAGCTGCGCGAGCGAATTAAACTGACTGGCCGGCTTGAAGACCTGGTAGCCGTCGCCCGCCGCGTTGAAGCCGTAGATGGCCCGCACGTTGCCCTTCCACGGGGCCGAGGCCAGCACCAGCGCCGCCCCGTTGAAAATAAAGCCCGAAAGATTTTTGCTGATGGTGCTCATAAAATTGAGAGACTAAAAAGTAAAAAATAAGGCCGGCCCGGCAGCACGCCGGGCCGGCCACTTGGTTGCCTAAGCCGCCCGCTTAGAAGTTGACCGCCGCGGCAAACGTGCCGTTGCGCGTCACGCCGTTGTGAACGAAGCTGAACGGGGCCCCGGTGTAGCGGTCCAGGTACGTGACCGAGGCCACCTGCGCGCCCCCGATGGCAATGTCCATCGAGGCCGGGGCCGAGCCCCCGCTGCCCAGCGCGTAGAACTGCAGTGCGTCGCCCGCCGAAGCCGCTAGCGTCACCGGTCCGAAGCGTCCGGCCCGTTCAGCGTCACGTCGTGCGCCACTGGGGCCGTCGTGCCGGGGCCCGTCGAGCCGCTCGCTGTGCCGCCGCCCGTCGTGGGGATAGCCGCGGCCAGCTCCCCGAACAGCGCTTCCAGCGCCAGCAACGCGCCGCCGTTGCCGTCGGCCGTGGGGTTGAGGAACTGCACCTCTTCGCCCGGCGTGCTCGCGGCCATCGTTCCGGTCAGCGTACCCGCGAGGCCTGCCGTGCGCAGGTCGTGCACCAGCAGCGTTTCGGTCGAAATGTCCACGCCGTACAGCAAGTTGATGCGGTCAGGGCGGGCCTTGGCATCGGCCGCGCCAGCTAGCGCGCTCACCAGCGCCGTAGCGTATTTGCGGGCCTTCGCGTCCCGGCGCGCCCGCAGCTTAAGCGCCGTTTTCGTGCGCTTGTCGGCCTGTTTCTGATAAAGGGTTCTAGTAGCCACTTTCTAGTAAATTAGGAATTATGAATTAAAAATTATGAGTTATAAATCAGGCCAGAACCGACCATCAGGCCAATTCGTAATTTCTAATTCATAACTCATAATTGCCCGCTAGGCCACGTACTCAATCGCCAGCGGGTTGGTGGCGTTGTTGTTGAGCGGGTAGTTCTTGCCGTTGAGCTGTTGGTAGTAGTTGATGCCCACCACGACCTCGTCGGCCGTCGGTGCGGCCGGTAAGGAAGCCACCAGCGACTTATTAGCCAGCGCCGCCGAGTTCAGGGCAATGATGCCCAGGGGCGCGGCCACCGTCGCCACCTGGTAAGTGCCCGTCTCGAAGTTGAGCGAGGCCGCTCCGTACAGCAGCTCGAAGTGGGTCGCACCCTGCGGAGCCACTACATCAGTACCCGGGTTCAGCGCCGGAATGCTCATCGTCACGTCCGCGCCCGCGCCGGCTACGGCGTACTGGAAGAATAACGCCTGCCCGATGCCCGCGCCCTGGTTGAAGTTGAAGCCCAGCAGCGTGCCGATGTTGTCCTTGTCGATGGCGCGCTCACCGCGGTCGTTGGCCTCGTCCATCCCAATGATGGTGCGCATGGTCTGGGTCAGCCAGCTCACCATCTTGCTGTCCGAAGCAGCGGCGATGAGCACCCGCAACGAGTCGCGCAGCAGCTTGCCGGCCGAGGCGGCGTGGCCGAATTCCGAGGCGTTTTCGCGGGTCCGGGCCAGCGAAGCCGCCGAGTTGAAGGCCGCTTTGTTGGAGGCGGGTTTCTGACGGACCGAGCCGTCTTTGGCAAACACAAGGCCGCCCACCGTGCCTTGCAAGCCCAGGATACCAGTTTGGGTAGCCATAAGTCTAAAGAAAATAATGAAGTGAGAAATAAGCCGCTTGCTTTCGTTCTGCGGCGCGGCTACCAGGAGCAAGTACCCTGGTAGCGCCGCTTATTTTGGGCAGTGAAAGAGCGCCAGAACTTGGGCAGCACGGCTTCGGCCGCCCCGCATTTCCACAAGCCCCCGCCCGCCTGCTGCGGGGCCCAGTCCGCCACCGTCCGGTTGGGGTCGTAGGCCCAGGCCCAGCCCCGCACCACCAGCAGCGAATCCAGCGGCACCGGCTGCCCCGCTGCGGCCACCGTCGCTGTCGGCAGCAGCACCGCCCCCAGCGTGCGCCCGTACAGGTCCAGGCCCGACTTCGCTACCAGCACCACGCGCCCCGGCGTCAGCATCCGCGTCACCGAGTCAGTAGCCTGGGGCCCGAACGCCTGGTCATGCTCGGGCGTATCCACCCCCAGCAGCCGC
This genomic stretch from Hymenobacter sp. PAMC 26628 harbors:
- a CDS encoding HAMP domain-containing sensor histidine kinase: MQIKHKLLLWFAALVSGLLLAFSGYVYVSTARFRQHSFTERLTSKAAVTQQLLALNDSLAGTMLASLPEQAEQVYAPTGQRVYASAGADYAPPAGLLAQARQHGKVPFSYPRPGHAHPKQGVALAYRRPDADGQYVAVVTAYDQQGYAQQQTLFNYFLYGNLAAVALVGALGLLFATRALAPLNFLLEQLRQAAAQSLAFRLRPQNPRDEVGKLAAAFNDLLTRQEELVESQRAFIAHASHELRTPLTRIKGWLETSLAYDSDVADLKKGIGQAVVGLDQLTALANGLLHLARLDGAAQLDGQPLELVDLLLDVVGSAQQRPGQAVDLDISAEVDDQAQAPRVLGNAQLLRTALGNLVDNAAKYSSGQPVTLCLEMDGPDGVRLLIEDRGPGIAPDEAERIFQPLTRGRAVGDVPGFGIGLTLAQRIIGLHQGRLRLLPRPGGGTVADVWLPLVAR
- a CDS encoding response regulator transcription factor, whose protein sequence is MTILLVEDEASLASFIQKGVAAEGYDLKVAFDGVVGQRLFDQQPFDVVVLDVNLPGMNGFELCRYIKQHSPRQPVLLLTALDGLADKEAGFGAGADDYLTKPFEFRELLLRIRALARRSDAYKGQHAVLRVADLELDTDARTVTRAGLRIELTSREYSLLEYLMVNKGRTVSRIDIAEKVWDLHFDTNTNVIDVYVNFLRKKVDKGFGQKLLHTVVGAGYLMQG
- a CDS encoding DUF202 domain-containing protein, producing the protein MQRTRLANERTLLTYVRTSLALVGFGLALIQLHPVRGGRLGYVALAGVVLTVGLL
- a CDS encoding IS3 family transposase (programmed frameshift), giving the protein MKKTTFTEAQMVFALRPADTGVAVAEVCRKMGISEATYYNWKKKYGGLGVPELRRLKQLEEENQHLKQLVADLSLDKQLLQDVIKQPLLKPVQRRHAAQHLIDAYRISARRACRVLSLQRASFAYQTRGRDDTVLRQRLRELAQVRVRYGSQRLYILLRREGWPDNHKRVHRLYCLEGLNLRSKRPRRNRAAAHRLERLPLGHLHQSWSMDFVADNLFDGRKIRALTIVDNYSRQCLAIHVGQSLKGEDFVAVMQRLHQQLGLVPKRIQVDNGSEFISKALDRWAYDQHVTLDFSRPGKPTDNPYIESFNGSFRDECLNVHWFLSLADAQEKLEHWRQEDNSFRPHSSLQNLTPDEVVAAAITVELQNA
- a CDS encoding response regulator encodes the protein MPPLTSVLLVDDDSTTNFLNKLLLTRMGVAQQVLVAENGEQALRTLDQTCTGQPAISCPVLILLDMNMPVLNGLAFLETYVQMPLAQQQAIVIVMLTTSLHPADMARAQELPIAGFLNKPLTQEKVLGILEKHFL
- a CDS encoding sensor histidine kinase, with the translated sequence MPIAAPANDLFEVFFDLSALGGILFRPVRDAAGEVIDLAYERLNPAAQRMLALPECPAETFLTLYPHALATGIFAFYRGAVLTGETRRGKFNYQYDGLDNYFHLTARRSGEHLVVSFTDTSEQPRSAVEVALRESQAAEQAARTEAERQRGELERVFEQAPLAIAVYRGPAYTIELANPTVARLWGRTRAQLLGKGLFEALPEVAGLGYEELLDGVMATGVPHVARAMEAQHDRNGHRETVYWDFVYVPMYAADGHIDGAMVVATEVTAQVLARRQVEQLNAALETRVQQRTEELAALNQELTATNKELQESNRQLTRTNVDLDTFVYTASHDLKAPITNIESIVQALRDTLPPAVQQEELVAHLLGLLDTTVARFQVTITQLTDISRLQLAHAGLAEPVVLAQVVEAVREDLGPLIAAAGTGLTVEVAPELVVSFPPSNLRSVVYNLLSNAVKYRAADRPSQVRVRAEPLGSAVVLTVQDNGLGLSELQQRQLFGLFQRLHTHVEGTGVGLYISKRLVENGGGTIAVSSRPDAGATFTVTFPV
- a CDS encoding thermonuclease family protein; its protein translation is MISKRTIWGVVGGLLAGALAGGCAGIRADDYLAASLTTRAAVVAEAARVVRVIDADTYILLLGLSTFRLRLLGVDTPEHDQAFGPQATDSVTRMLTPGRVVLVAKSGLDLYGRTLGAVLLPTATVAAAGQPVPLDSLLVVRGWAWAYDPNRTVADWAPQQAGGGLWKCGAAEAVLPKFWRSFTAQNKRRYQGTCSW